One region of Gouania willdenowi chromosome 13, fGouWil2.1, whole genome shotgun sequence genomic DNA includes:
- the LOC114475064 gene encoding alpha-(1,3)-fucosyltransferase 4-like, translating into MKRGCALNYVLCAVCTATVFLTLGISVLYLHVPPSPSPPPTTILLWVHPFGVVAPLPDCWKLYQIHGCTITDDKHAYRQADAVIFHHRDICSGRARMPPEPRPRSQKWIWMNHESPTHSPGLQKFDRVFNLTLSYRVDSDIYVPAGYLIPVVNGSGSLDQTTSLRRPSRLLAWVVSHWSASHARVSFYNELKRYVNIDVYGRAGKPLKKGSKAVQELLRDYIFYLAMENSQHTDYITEKLWNAVRAGAIPVVLGPSRQNYERLLPPEAFIHVDDFPTVEELAQYLNKVKQNPDLMKHHLSWRQNYSVHQPSFWNEVYCNACKVVRRTRGQTSEVPHLKDWFCS; encoded by the coding sequence atgaaacgtggctgtgcTCTCAATTACGTCCTCTGCGCCGTGTGCACAGCGACTGTCTTCCTGACCTTGGGAATAAGTGTTCTGTACCTGCATGTCCCCCCCAGCCCCAGCCCCCCCCCTACCACCATCCTGCTCTGGGTGCATCCGTTTGGCGTTGTCGCTCCTCTCCCTGACTGCTGGAAGCTGTACCAAATCCATGGGTGCACGATCACGGATGACAAGCACGCGTACCGACAGGCTGACGCTGTGATTTTTCACCACCGGGACATTTGTAGCGGGAGAGCCCGAATGCCACCAGAACCGCGACCTCGCTCTCAGAAGTGGATATGGATGAACCACGAGTCTCCCACACATTCACCGGGACTGCAGAAGTTCGACAGGGTTTTCAACCTGACGTTGTCCTACCGGGTGGACTCGGATATTTACGTCCCCGCTGGTTACCTCATCCCCGTGGTTAACGGCTCTGGATCGCTGGACCAGACGACTTCTCTCCGCCGTCCATCCCGCCTTCTAGCCTGGGTCGTCAGCCACTGGTCTGCCTCCCATGCCCGTGTGTCTTTCTACAATGAACTGAAACGCTACGTAAACATCGACGTGTACGGACGCGCAGGGAAGCCGTTAAAGAAGGGCAGCAAGGCCGTGCAGGAGCTGCTCAGAGATTACATCTTCTACCTGGCCATGGAGAACTCACAGCACACGGACTACATCACGGAGAAACTCTGGAACGCAGTGCGGGCAGGAGCTATCCCCGTGGTCCTGGGTCCGTCCCGGCAGAACTATGAGCGCCTCCTGCCCCCAGAGGCCTTCATCCACGTGGATGACTTCCCCACGGTCGAGGAGCTGGCCCAGTACCTAAACAAGGTGAAGCAGAATCCGGATCTGATGAAGCACCACCTGAGCTGGAGGCAGAACTACAGCGTCCACCAGCCCTCGTTCTGGAACGAGGTATACTGCAACGCCTGTAAGGTGGTGAGGAGGACCAGGGGCCAGACCAGTGAGGTCCCTCACCTGAAAGATTGGTTTTGTTCGTGA